DNA sequence from the Sinomonas terrae genome:
CGAGGGCACGCCCAACACTCCGCATCCGGGGCGGCATTTCGAGATCATCCAGCGGTACGGCGTTACGAGCTACTACACGGCGCCGACCTTGGTGCGCTCGCTCATGGGCTGGTTCCCGGACGGCGTGCCCGCCGAGTACGACTTCTCCTCCATTCGGGTGCTCGGCACCGTGGGCGAGGCCGTGAACCCGGAGGCGTGGCGGTGGCTTCGCTCGAACCTGGGGCGCGACTCCGGCGGGGACGTTGCCGGCGGCGTCCCCATGGTCGACACGTGGTGGCAGTCCGAGACTGGCGCAACCGTGCTATCACCTCGGCCCACCGACGCGACGTTCAAGCCCGGGTGTGCTACAAGGGCGCTGCCGGGGCTCGCTACGGACATCGTGGACGACGACGGCGCCCGCGTCCCGCCCGGAGTCCAGGGCAACATCGTGGTCACCGAGAGCGGACCCGCGATGGCGCGGACGGTCTGGGGGAACCCGCGCCGCTGCCTCGACTCGTACTGGCGCAAGTACGCGGCGCAGGGCTGGTTCCTCGCAGGCGACGGGGCGAAGTTCGACGACGACGGCGACACCTGGATCCTCGGGCGCACCGATGACGTGCTCAACGTCTCGGGCCACCGCATGTCGACCATCGAGATCGAATCGGCGCTCGTCTCGCATCCAGCCGTCGTCGAAGCGGGCGTGTGCCCTGTCGCGGACGCTACGACCGGGCACGCCATCGCGGCCTTCGTCGTGCTCACGGCCGACGCCGCCACGAGCGAGAACGGCTCCGTCGCGGATGCATTGCGCGCCCACGTCGCGAAGGAGATCGGGCCGATCGCGAAGCCGCGCGACGTCGTCGTCGTTCCCGACGTCCCCAAGACGCGCTCCGGGAAGATCATGCGCCGGCTGCTCACGCAGCTCTTCGAGGGCAGCGCGCTCGGCGACACGACGAGCCTGCAGAACGAGCCGTGCATCGCCGAGATCGAGAAGGTCCTCGCGGCGCGCTGACCACTCGTGGGTCAGGATCTGGCCACTCGTGGGACAGGATCTGGCCGCTCGTGGGGTAAGAAGTGCCCACTCGTGGGGTAAGAAGTGCCCACTCGCCGATCCCTCCCGACGAGCGGCCACATCCCCCCGACGAGTGGCCACTTCCCGACCGACGAGTGGCCACATCCCCACCGACGAGCGGCCACATCCCGACCGACGAGCGGCCACATCCCTCCCGACGAGTGGTCAGCTTGCCGTCGGCGAGGAGCTGCCCGCGTGGGCGTGGGGGCGCGGGGACAGCCTCGGGCTGCTCCGGCGCGTGAGGTACCGCAGGGTGCGGTCCCGATCCGTCGCCTCGGTGAGGTCGTGCAATCGCGCGACTAGCAGATCGGCGGGGCCGATCAGCCCAAGGTAGGCACCGGCGTCGTCCATCACCGCAGCGTCAGCTGCCCCGGACCGCGCAAGGACGTACGCCGCATGCCGCACGGTGTCGCGTGGATGGAGCACCGGCGCGCCCTCCGGGAGCTGCACTGCGGGCGTGCGCATGATGTCCTCGCAGAAGAAGGTCTCAAGCGGGTCGGTCGTGTAATCGCGGGTCAGGTGGAGCCCGCGGCGGGCGATCTTCTCTGTCAGGACCGAGCGGCGCAGCAGCAGGACGGACACCCCATACGCGACAACGGACGTGATGAGCAGCGGGAGCGCGACGGCCCACGCGTGGGTCAGCTCGAGCGTGAAGACGACGCCGGTGAGCGGCGACCGCATGACCCCGCCGACGACGGCGGTCAGGCCGAGCAGCGCCCAGAACCCGGGGATGACGCTCGGGAGCACGAGCCCGGCGGCGGCGCCGAGCGCTCCGCCGATCATGAAGATCGGCGCGAGGACGCCGCCCGAGGTGCCGCTGCCCAGCGACAGCGACCAGATGAGCGTCTTGACGACGAGGATGCCGACGATGAGGCCCGTCGTCGCCTGGCCTGTGAGCAGTTGGTCGATGACGTCGTAACCCACGCCGAGGGCGCGCGGCTCGATGAGGCCACCCGCACCGATGATGAGTCCGCCGATCGCGGGCCACCACATCCAGTGGATTGGGAGGCGGGAGAACGTGTCCTCCGCGCGGTACACGAGCCAGGTCGCGCCGGCGGCGACGATCGCACCGCTGATGCCGACGACGGCGGCCAACGCCTCGATGCCCGGAGTGAGATGGAGGCCAGTGGTTGCCACGGGGAAGATCGGTGCGCTGCCGAGGATAACGCTCCGGACCACGGTCGAGACCGCGACGCCGGAGGCAACCGGGATGAAGCTGCGTGGGCGCCACTCGAACAGGAGCAGCTCGACCGCGAGGAGGATGGCCGCGAGCGGTGAGTTGAACGTTGCGGCCATGCCGGATGCGGCGCCCGCGACGAGAAGGGTCTTGCGTTCGTCCGCCGTGAGGTGGAGGTGCTGGGCGAGGATCGAGCCGATCGCCCCGCCCGTCATGATGATGGGCCCTTCCGCGCCGAACGGGCCGCCCGAGCCGATGCTGATGGCTGCCGAGATCGGCTTGAGCACGGCAACCTTGGGATCGACCCGGCTGCCGCCGATGAGGATCGATTCGATGGCCTCGGGCATGCCATGACCTCGGATCTTCTCCGAGCCGAAGCGCGCCATGAGGCCGATCACGAGCCCGCCCGCGACGGGCAGCAGGAGCATCTGCCACCAGGGGTGCCCACCCCCGACCGCGATGAGGCTCGTCGAGACTCTCCCGTAGAAGAAGAGGTTGGTGGCGAGGCCGATGAGGCGCAGGAGGGCCCAGGCCGCGAGCGCCCCGAACGCGCCGACGGGGAGCGCGAGGGCCGCGACGAGAATCATGCGCTTGTCCACGGAGAAGTCGCTCAGCTCGTGGCCACGATGCGTCGTCATGCGACCACCGCCCTGCTCAGCGAGGTAGCCGAAAGGTGCTCGTGGAGCGCGCCGAGTCCCGCGGCGAGATGCTCGCGCTGCCCCGGCTCGAGGTGTGCGAGCGCCTCCCGGAACTCCTCATCGCGCCGGCGGAGGACCGCCTCGACCGCGCCGTTCCCGGCTTCCGTCAGGGAGAGCAGCACGAGGCTCCGGTTCTCGGCCGACTGCGTGCGCTGCACGTACCCTCCCGTGCTGAGCCGGTCCGCCAAGCGGGTCACCGAGGATCCGGAGACCCCGAGGATGTGGGCCAGCGCACCACTTGGCACGGTCCCGTGATCGTGGAGGGCGAACAGCATTCGCATCTGTGGCAGGGAGAGTTCAGTGACCTCGTCGACGCTCTGCATGGCGACTGCGAGCAGATCGCGCGTGGCTCGCTGGAGCGCGTCGACTTGGGCGTCGAGAGGATTTGTCATACGACAAGTCTTGCACAGTGCAAGGGCTGAGTTCAAAGGCGGGGGGACGACGGCGGGGGCGCGGCCGCCGTAGTCCGCCCGCCTCCCGTCCACTCGCCCGGGCTCGTCCGGACGCCGCACCACTCGCTCGGGCTCGCCCAGACGCCGCACCACTCACCCGGGCTCGCCCAGACGCCCCGACACTCACCCGGGCTCGCCCGGACGCCCCGACGCCAGCCACCGTCACCCCCATCCCGGCACCCCGGCCGTCCGTTCCCGACCGGGGTTGAAGCCCTTCCTCGGCGCGCCCGCCCCCGACACGCCGACCCTGGCTCGATCGCGCCGTCGAAGCCGGTCGGAATCTCACGCCTGCCCACCCGAACCCTGCGGAGGCGAACCCCGCGGAGGTGACGGCGCAAGCTTGCACGGCACCCGACGCCTCGCCCAAAGCAAGCGGACGACGACGGGCGGGCACCGCCGTCGACCGCTCGTCCGGGCCGACCGCCGTCCTCCGCTCACGGCCGTCGCCCCCATCCCCTTGGCACCCAGGACGTCCGTTCCCGACCGGGATTGAAGCCCTTCATCGGCGCGCCCGCCCACGACGCGCCGACCGTGGCTGGATCGCGTCGTCGAAGCCGGCCGGAATCTGACGCCCACCCACCCGGACCCTGCGGAGGCGCACCCCGCGGAGGTGACGGCGCAAGCTTCCACGCCAGCCGCCGTCGTCCGCTCACCGCCGTCGACCCCACCCCCTTGGCACCCCGGCCCTCGTTCCCGACCGGGATTGAAGCCCTTCCTCGGCGCGCCCGCCCCCGACACGCCGACCCCGGCTCGATCGCGCCGTCGAAGCCGGTCGGAATCTGCGCCCGCCAGCCCGAACGCGGAGGCGCACCCTGCGAAGGTGACGGCGCAAGCTCCTACGCCAGCCCGTCGTCCGCTCACCGCCGTCGACCCCACCCCCTTGGCACCCCGGCCCTCGTTCTCGACCGGGATTGAAGCCCTTCCTCGGCGCGCCCGCCCCGACACGCCGACCCCGGCTCGATCGCGCCGTCGAAGCCGGTCGGAATCTGCGCCCGCCAGCCCGAACGCGGAGGCGCACCCTGCGAAGGTGACGGCGCAAGCTCCTACGCCAGCCCATCGTCGTCCGCTCACCGCCGTCGACCCCACCCCTTGGCACCCAGGCCGTCCGTTCCCGACCAGGATTGAAGCCCTTCCTCGGCGAGCCCGCCCCCGACACGCCGACCGTGGCTCGATTGCGCCGTCGAAGCCGGTCGGAATCTGACCCCGCCCACCCGAACCCTGCGGAGGCGCACCCTGCGAAGGTGACGGCGCAAGCTTGCAGGCGCACCCTGCGAAGGTGACGGCGCAAGCTTGCAGGCGCACCCTGCGGAGGTGACGGCGCAAGCTTGCAGGGGCACCCTGCGGAGGTGACGGCGCGAGCTGTAGGCCGGCCGGACGACGAGCGTCGGATTACGTCGACGAGCGGGGGATTACGTACGGGGCCCTGGCGACCAAGCGGACCCCGACGTCGGTGCTCCCCGCTGCCCGTTGGCGCCCCCCGGCCTCGGAGCCGCCCGGTCGGCCCCAGGCCCGCCCATCGAGGCCCCCGACGCCCAGCGGGGCTCCGCCCAGCGAGGCCCCTCCAACCGAAGAAGCTTCGGCGAATGCAAGTCGGCATCCTCTATGACGAAATAATTTGCACCGTTACGGCGCCCGCGAGCAGAATCACAGTGACCCATCCCGAGCGGCTGAGAGATCTGGATCTGTGACGCCGCAGCAACCCTGGCCAACCGTCGTCACCAAATCGACGAGCCAAAGGTGCTACCGCCAGAAGCGATGGTGAGTGTCCCCCGCTCGCGTCGCGCCCGAGTTAAGGAGCGCAGCCGTGTCCGACCACGTCATTGATTTCGAGACCCCCCTCAAGTTCGCGTACTGGGTGCCCAACGTCTCGGGAGGCCTTGTGGTCTCCACGATCGAACAGCGCACCAACTGGGAGTTCGACTACAACCGCACCCTCGCACGCATCGCCGAGAACGCGGGCTTCGAGTACGCCCTCACCCAGACCCGTTACGCCGCGAGCTACGGCGCGGACAAGCAGCACGAGGCCACGTCGTTCTCGCTTGCGCTCCTCGGCGCGACCGAGCGGCTCAAGGTCATCGCGGCCGTGCACCCCGGCATGTGGCACCCCGGCGTGCTCGCGAAGTTCATCATCACCGCAGACCACCTCTCGGGCGGCCGCGCGGCCGTGAACATCGTCTCGGGCTGGCTCAAGGACGAGTTCGTGAACTTCGGCCTCGAATGGCTCGAGCACGACGAGCGCTACGTCCGCACCGAGGAGTTCATCAACGTGCTCCGCGGCCTGTGGACCGAGCAGGGCTACTCGCAGTCGGGCAAGTACTACAACATCAACAACTTCACGCTGAACCCTGCGCCGGTGAGCGTTGAAGGTCGCCCGCACCCGGAGATCTTCTTCGGCGGCAACTCGACGGCGGCTCAGGCAGCAGCAGGCCGCACCGCCGACTGGTACTTCTCCAACGGCCGCGACATCGAGGGCTTCAAGGCCAACATCGCCGGCGTCCTCGCCGCCGCGGAGGAAGGCCGCAGGGCCCCCGCCGCCCCGCGGTTCGGCCTCAACGGCTTCGTGATCGCCCGCGACACGGAGAAGGAAGCCCACGAGACCCTCCGCGAGATCGTCGCGAAGGCGCACCGCCCCGCGGTCGAGGGCTTCGCCGCCGCCGTCAAGGAGGCCGGCCAGTCCACGAAGGACGGCAAGGGCATGTGGGAGGACTCGACGTTCGAGGACCTCGTCCAGTACAACGACGGCTTCCGCACGAAGCTCATCGGCACGCCCGAGCAGATCGCCGAGAGGATCGTCGAGTACAAGAAGATCGGTGTGAACCTGCTCCTCACGTGCTACCTGCACTTCCAGGAGGAGGTCGAGGCGTTCGGCCGGGACGTGCTCCCGATCGTGCGCGAGCTCGAGGCGGACCTCGCCCGCAAGAACGGCACGGAGCTCAACACCGAGCTCCTCCCCGTGACGAACTTCGACGCCGTGCGGGAGCTCACCGGTTCGAACCTCGCCGGAGCAGGCGCCTGATGGCCGAGCGTCAATTCGGCTTCCGCACCCGGGCCCTGCACGCCGGCGGAACGCCGGACGCGGAGCACGGGGCGCGGGCGGTCCCGATCTACCAGTCGACGTCGTTCGTCTTCAAGGACACCGACGACGCCGCGAACCTCTTCGCGCTGCAGAAGTACGGCAACATCTACTCGCGCATCGGCAACCCCACCGTCGCTGCCTTCGAGGAGCGCGTCGCGTCCCTCGAGGGCGGCATCGGCGCGGTCGCGACGTCGTCGGGCATGGCCGCCGAGTTCATCACGTTCGCCGCGCTCGCCCAGGCGGGCGACCACATCGTGGCGTCGTCGAAGCTCTACGGCGGCACGATCACGCAGCTCGACGTGACCCTCCGGCGCTTCGGCGTCGACACAACGTTCGTGGACAGCACGGAGGCCGCGGACTTCAAGGCCGCGCTACGCGAGAACACGAAGGCGATCTACACGGAGATCGTCGCGAACCCGTCAGGCGACATCGCGGACCTTCCCGGGCTCGCCGCCGTCGCCCACGAGCACGGCATCCCCCTCGTGGTCGACTCGACGCTCACTCCCCCGTACCTCCTCCGGCCGATCGAACACGGCGCGGACATCGTGATCCACTCCGCGACCAAGTTCCTCGGCGGCCACGGCACCACTCTGGGCGGCGTCGTCGTCGAGAGCGGGACGTTCAACTGGGGCAACGGGAAGTTCCCCTCGATGACCGAGCCCGTGCCGAGCTACGGCAACGTCTCATGGTGGGGCAACTTCGGCGAGTACGGCTTCCTCACGAAGCTCCGCTCCGAGCAGCTCCGCGACATCGGGCCCTCGCTCCCCGCACAGTCGGCGTTCCAGCTCCTGCAGGGCGTCGAGACGCTCCCTCAGCGCATGGACGCGCACCTCGCGAACGCGCAGCGCGTCGCGGAATGGCTCGCCGCGGATCCTCGCGTCACGTACGTGAACTTCGCGGGCCTGCCGTCGCACCCGCAGCACGAGCGCGCGAAAGAGCTTCTGCCGCTCGGCGTCGGCTCCGTGTTCAGCTTCGGGGTCAAGGGCGGGCGCGCGGCCGGTGCCAAGTTCATCGAGGCGCTCCAGATCGCGAGCCACCTCGCGAACATCGGCGACGCGCGGACGCTCGTCCTTCACCCCGGTTCGACGACGCACCAGCAGCTCTCCTCAGAGCAGCTCGCCGCGGCGGGCGTGCCGGAGGACCTGATCCGGCTCTCGGTGGGGCTCGAGGACGTCGAGGACATCATCTGGGACCTCGACCAGGCCCTGGAGGCTTCGCAGATCGCCGGCTTGGAAGAAGAGTTCGCCGCCCCGACGTACGACGGCGAGGCCTGCTCCCTGCCCAGCGTCCAAGGCCGCGCCGTCGCCTCTTCGAAGGGAGCAGCGAAATGAGCACCGCCGTCAGCCAACGCACCTGGGTGGGGCCCACAGCGCCGGAGCGCCTGAGGATCCTGCGGGAGACGAAGGTCATAGCGATCGTCGGGGCCTCGGACAAGCCGAGCCGGGCGAGCTACTTCGTCGCGACGTACCTGCTCTCCTCGACCAAGTACCGCGTGTACTTCGTGAACCCGGTAGTGAAGACGATCCTCGGCCAGCCCGTCTACCCCTCGCTCGCCGAGCTCCCGGAGACCCCGGACCTCGTCGAGGTGTTCCGCAAGCACGACGACCTCCCCGGCGTCCTCGAGGAGGCCAAGTCTGTGGGCGCGAAGACGATCTGGCTCCAGCTCGGCTCGTGGCACGAAGGGGTCGCGGCGGACGCCGAGGCCGCGGGGATGAACGTGGTCATGGACCGCTGCGTCAAGATCGAGCACGCGCGCTTCCACGGCGGGCTGCACCTCGCGGGCTTCAACACAGGCGTCATCTCGAGCAAACGTCAGGTCCTCGCCTAGCCTTTCGCCGCGCACGACGGCGGCGCCGCACCCGGGAAGGGCGCGGCACCGCCGCTGGGAAGGTGCTGCCGGAAGCCGCGGGCGGCTACAGCGCGGGCACGGCCTTGCGCGCCAGCTCGAGGGCCTGCTGCGGGAACCAGGCTCCCGCCGCGGGATCGGTGATACCACCCCACTCCGGGTCGGTCGTGCTTCCCGGGACACTGCGGTTGCACTGGCCGTCCGACTGTCCCGGCGTCTTCACCCAGAGGTACGCATCCAGCAGCGGGAACGCGGATGGTTCCGGAGACGCGGCGGGGCGAGCGCCGAGGCCCGCGCCCGGCGGATTGCACCAGGTCTGGGGGTCCCCCGCGTACT
Encoded proteins:
- the acs gene encoding acetate--CoA ligase, which encodes MEASHPSRSSLMTAATPDRIAFWEDAARRLEWAEPWHTAHSWTPADLRASTPPEIRWFDGGKLNAAVNCVDRHVAAGRGEKVALCFEGERGDRLTVTYADLERRVAQAANALEALGVRKGDRVVVYLPVLVETVVITLACARIGAVHSLVFGGFSAEALRFRVEDTGAKLLVTTDGQFRRGQAVPVKDNADAAVRGGAAARDNAIEHVLVIRRTGSDIAWTPGRDVWWHELVDAQPSEHEAEAFDAETPLFIMYTSGTTGKPKGLVHTTGGYLTQASWSHEFLFSNPDPALRAADVHWCTADLAWVTAHTYEIYGPLSNGFTQVIFEGTPNTPHPGRHFEIIQRYGVTSYYTAPTLVRSLMGWFPDGVPAEYDFSSIRVLGTVGEAVNPEAWRWLRSNLGRDSGGDVAGGVPMVDTWWQSETGATVLSPRPTDATFKPGCATRALPGLATDIVDDDGARVPPGVQGNIVVTESGPAMARTVWGNPRRCLDSYWRKYAAQGWFLAGDGAKFDDDGDTWILGRTDDVLNVSGHRMSTIEIESALVSHPAVVEAGVCPVADATTGHAIAAFVVLTADAATSENGSVADALRAHVAKEIGPIAKPRDVVVVPDVPKTRSGKIMRRLLTQLFEGSALGDTTSLQNEPCIAEIEKVLAAR
- a CDS encoding chloride channel protein, which codes for MTTHRGHELSDFSVDKRMILVAALALPVGAFGALAAWALLRLIGLATNLFFYGRVSTSLIAVGGGHPWWQMLLLPVAGGLVIGLMARFGSEKIRGHGMPEAIESILIGGSRVDPKVAVLKPISAAISIGSGGPFGAEGPIIMTGGAIGSILAQHLHLTADERKTLLVAGAASGMAATFNSPLAAILLAVELLLFEWRPRSFIPVASGVAVSTVVRSVILGSAPIFPVATTGLHLTPGIEALAAVVGISGAIVAAGATWLVYRAEDTFSRLPIHWMWWPAIGGLIIGAGGLIEPRALGVGYDVIDQLLTGQATTGLIVGILVVKTLIWSLSLGSGTSGGVLAPIFMIGGALGAAAGLVLPSVIPGFWALLGLTAVVGGVMRSPLTGVVFTLELTHAWAVALPLLITSVVAYGVSVLLLRRSVLTEKIARRGLHLTRDYTTDPLETFFCEDIMRTPAVQLPEGAPVLHPRDTVRHAAYVLARSGAADAAVMDDAGAYLGLIGPADLLVARLHDLTEATDRDRTLRYLTRRSSPRLSPRPHAHAGSSSPTAS
- a CDS encoding MarR family winged helix-turn-helix transcriptional regulator, giving the protein MTNPLDAQVDALQRATRDLLAVAMQSVDEVTELSLPQMRMLFALHDHGTVPSGALAHILGVSGSSVTRLADRLSTGGYVQRTQSAENRSLVLLSLTEAGNGAVEAVLRRRDEEFREALAHLEPGQREHLAAGLGALHEHLSATSLSRAVVA
- the sfnG gene encoding dimethylsulfone monooxygenase SfnG, with the translated sequence MSDHVIDFETPLKFAYWVPNVSGGLVVSTIEQRTNWEFDYNRTLARIAENAGFEYALTQTRYAASYGADKQHEATSFSLALLGATERLKVIAAVHPGMWHPGVLAKFIITADHLSGGRAAVNIVSGWLKDEFVNFGLEWLEHDERYVRTEEFINVLRGLWTEQGYSQSGKYYNINNFTLNPAPVSVEGRPHPEIFFGGNSTAAQAAAGRTADWYFSNGRDIEGFKANIAGVLAAAEEGRRAPAAPRFGLNGFVIARDTEKEAHETLREIVAKAHRPAVEGFAAAVKEAGQSTKDGKGMWEDSTFEDLVQYNDGFRTKLIGTPEQIAERIVEYKKIGVNLLLTCYLHFQEEVEAFGRDVLPIVRELEADLARKNGTELNTELLPVTNFDAVRELTGSNLAGAGA
- a CDS encoding O-acetylhomoserine aminocarboxypropyltransferase/cysteine synthase family protein, with product MAERQFGFRTRALHAGGTPDAEHGARAVPIYQSTSFVFKDTDDAANLFALQKYGNIYSRIGNPTVAAFEERVASLEGGIGAVATSSGMAAEFITFAALAQAGDHIVASSKLYGGTITQLDVTLRRFGVDTTFVDSTEAADFKAALRENTKAIYTEIVANPSGDIADLPGLAAVAHEHGIPLVVDSTLTPPYLLRPIEHGADIVIHSATKFLGGHGTTLGGVVVESGTFNWGNGKFPSMTEPVPSYGNVSWWGNFGEYGFLTKLRSEQLRDIGPSLPAQSAFQLLQGVETLPQRMDAHLANAQRVAEWLAADPRVTYVNFAGLPSHPQHERAKELLPLGVGSVFSFGVKGGRAAGAKFIEALQIASHLANIGDARTLVLHPGSTTHQQLSSEQLAAAGVPEDLIRLSVGLEDVEDIIWDLDQALEASQIAGLEEEFAAPTYDGEACSLPSVQGRAVASSKGAAK
- a CDS encoding CoA-binding protein; this translates as MSTAVSQRTWVGPTAPERLRILRETKVIAIVGASDKPSRASYFVATYLLSSTKYRVYFVNPVVKTILGQPVYPSLAELPETPDLVEVFRKHDDLPGVLEEAKSVGAKTIWLQLGSWHEGVAADAEAAGMNVVMDRCVKIEHARFHGGLHLAGFNTGVISSKRQVLA